From a single Oreochromis niloticus isolate F11D_XX linkage group LG3, O_niloticus_UMD_NMBU, whole genome shotgun sequence genomic region:
- the LOC100699335 gene encoding protein-glutamine gamma-glutamyltransferase 2 yields MMANRINKVDFHCVANNTAHRTIEITRKQLIVRRGQPFLLTLEMLQSFSVGDTLLLTVETGPAPSERRGTRSQFGNPSPKYTSDVKAIWKYEIDRRAVLERGIVALSVTPPIDAPVGKYSLSAMTHGETTSLGTLVVLFNPWCSDDWVYLPEEGERQEYVMNEEGTVYTGTSHCIGSRPWIFGQFEEEMVDICLKILDANLKHIKDPAGDTSARCNPIYVSRVISAMVNSNDDQGVLVGRWDGKYSDGCSPTYWTSSVSILQRWFQNRCSPVKYGQCWVYAAVMCTVMRFFGIPCRVVTNFQSAHDSNNSLTIDECYDDYGVRSKETSESVWNFHVWVEGWMKRPDLMKGGMYDGWQVLDPTPQEKSEGVFCCGPAPVNAILRGDTDVKYDVPFVYAEVNADIVKWMIGTNGSKKKMYTDSMSVGQSISTKAVGSWKRVDITDSYKHKEGSAAERAIFKRAVRMNSKEGQGCDIEEAPQYVEMKIKEETKAINGQDVKLSLKLSSKDHTNKVLSVRVNAQAMRYNGNPAGNILNKVQHVTLLSRQDVAIPLLIPFADYSKHMVNCDSIKVSAVASDSDEYYQTETNITLEQPVISMKVLDPVHVNREMTLEVEFKNPLNERLRNCSLTVIGCGLFKSDYVKSDLREVEPNATLRVKITTTPYRAGLKTVVADFDCSSFRDIKSSCIVDVKP; encoded by the exons GAATTAACAAGGTGGATTTTCACTGCGTGGCTAACAACACTGCTCATCGCACCAttgaaattacaagaaagcagCTGATTGTTAGGCGTGGCCAGCCCTTCCTGCTGACCCTGGAAATGCTGCAGTCTTTCAGTGTCGGGGACACACTCCTGCTCACTGTGGAGACAG GTCCTGCTCCATCAGAAAGACGTGGAACACGTTCTCAGTTTGGTAACCCATCTCCCAAGTATACCAGTGATGTCAAAGCAATATGGAAGTATGAGATTGACAGGAGGGCTGTCCTGGAGAGGGGCATTGTGGCTCTCTCTGTGACCCCACCAATTGACGCTCCTGTGGGGAAATACTCCCTGTCTGCAATGACACATGGTGAAACAACCAGTCTGGGAACCTTGGTGGTGCTTTTCAACCCCTGGTGCTCTG ATGACTGGGTGTATCTTCCCGAAGAAGGAGAAAGACAGGAATATGTGATGAATGAAGAGGGAACCGTCTACACAGGAACATCACACTGCATAGGTTCACGGCCCTGGATCTTTGGACAG TTCGAGGAGGAAATGGTGGACATTTGTCTCAAGATACTGGATGCCAACCTCAAACACATAAAAGACCCAGCTGGTGACACCTCTGCTCGTTGTAACCCCATCTATGTTAGCCGTGTGATCAGTGCCATG GTCAATTCCAATGATGATCAAGGTGTACTAGTGGGACGCTGGGATGGGAAGTATAGTGATGGATGCAGCCCCACCTACTGGACTAGTAGTGTTAGCATTCTTCAGCGCTGGTTTCAAAACCGCTGCAGTCCTGTCAAGTACGGACAGTGCTGGGTGTACGCTGCTGTAATGTGTACAG TGATGCGATTCTTTGGTATTCCATGTCGTGTCGTCACCAACTTTCAGTCTGCTCATGACTCAAACAATAGCCTCACTATTGATGAATGTTATGATGACTATGGAGTCCGTAGCAAGGAGACCTCTGAAAGTGTCTG GAACTTCCATGTGTGGGTGGAGGGATGGATGAAACGACCAGACCTCATGAAAGGTGGTATGTATGATGGCTGGCAGGTCTTGGATCCCACTCCACAGGAAAAAAGTGAAG GTGTGTTCTGCTGTGGTCCAGCCCCAGTCAATGCTATCCTACGTGGTGACACAGACGTCAAGTATGATGTACCATTTGTCTACGCTGAGGTCAACGCTGACATTGTCAAATGGATG ATCGGTACTAACGgttcaaagaagaaaatgtaCACTGACTCCATGTCAGTGGGTCAGAGCATCTCTACCAAGGCTGTTGGCTCCTGGAAAAGGGTTGATATCACTGACAGCTACAAGCACAAAGAAg GCAGCGCAGCGGAGAGAGCCATCTTCAAACGTGCAGTCAGAATGAACTCAAAAGAAGGTCAAGGATGTGACATAGAAGAGGCACCCCAGTATGTTGAGATGAAAATCAAAGAG GAGACCAAGGCGATAAACGGCCAGGACGTTAAACTGAGCCTCAAGCTGAGCAGTAAGGATCACACCAATAAGGTGTTGTCTGTCCGTGTCAACGCTCAGGCCATGAGGTACAACGGCAATCCAGCGGGCAACATCCTGAACAAAGTGCAGCACGTGACACTTCTGTCTAGACAAG ATGTGGCCATACCTTTGCTGATCCCCTTCGCAGATTACAGTAAACATATGGTGAACTGTGACAGCATAAAGGTTTCAGCAGTGGCCAGTGACAGTGATGAATACTACCAGACTGAGACCAACATCACCCTAGAGCAACCAGTCATCTCCATGAAG GTTTTGGATCCAGTCCATGTGAACCGTGAAATGACATTGGAGGTGGAATTTAAAAACCCGCTCAATGAGAGGCTGAGAAACTGCTCTCTGACAGTCATTGGATGTGGCCTTTTTAAATCAGACTATGTAAAAAG TGATCTGCGTGAGGTAGAGCCAAATGCCACGCTGAGGGTCAAGATTACCACGACTCcctacagagctggactgaagaCCGTGGTTGCCGACTTcgactgcagcagcttcagagACATAAAGAGCTCCTGCATCGTTGACGTTAAACCATGA